A stretch of Brassica rapa cultivar Chiifu-401-42 chromosome A08, CAAS_Brap_v3.01, whole genome shotgun sequence DNA encodes these proteins:
- the LOC103832834 gene encoding ATP synthase subunit epsilon, mitochondrial, which translates to MASSAAVPFWRAAGMTYITYSNICANLVRNCLKEPFKEEALSREKVHFSISKWADGKPEKPILRSDTPGV; encoded by the exons ATGGCATCGAGCGCGGCGGTTCCGTTCTGGAGAGCGGCGGGGATGACTTATATAACGTACTCGAACATTTGTGCGAATCTGGTCAGGAATTGTCTGAAGGAGCCTTTCAAAGAAGAAGCCCTAAGTCGCGAGAAGGTTCACTTCTCTATCTCCAAATGGGCTGATGGAAAGCCTGAGAAACCAA TTTTGCGTTCAGACACACCTGGAGTTTGA